GCCGGCCTTATCAAAGTCGGAATTTCCGAGCCTAGCGCCAGTCTCGTTTTTCCGAAAATTTTAAAAACGTTTCTAGCGGATTTTCCGAAATTAATGGTGAATGTATCGGTGGATGATGCGAATACTTGTAGCCAAAAACTCATTGATGGGGAAATTGATTTTGCGATTTGCGGAGAACCAGAGCTGATTTTGGAAAACTTCTATTTTCCATTTTTCCATGATACGTTAGATTTAATCATTTCAGAAAGCCATCCGTTATCTTCACGTACTTCTGTGGAGTTACGTGATTTACGCGATGAATGCTTTATCTTCACACCGGCAAATTGCCCCATCCGCATCCAAATCGAACAGCATTTAAAACGTGCTATTGGTAGTGATTATAAGAAAATGGAGCTCACAAGTAGTATGTCACATAAGTATTTTGTCCGTGAAAATGTTGGTGTATCTATCTTTACTAGCACCGCGCACTCAGAACTACTTGATGGCACGATCCGCATTCCGATTGAAAATTTACCCATCTCACCGCCAATTGGACTTTTAACTAACCAAAAAGAAAAAGATTTTGACAGCACGACGAAAGAACTTATCGACCGGATTATTTATTATTTTGATGATAAAAAAAGACAGCTGGGCTAAAAAATTAGCTTAACTGTCTTTTTTTATTAAAATTCTAATTGCATATTCGCCTCTATCGCAAGTAAATTATCACGATACACTTTCATTTCTTTCCGCGTAATCGTGCCTTTTTCAAAGTAGTGTTGAATTGTTTCGCGCTCAATTTGTGAAGCTAAGTCGATTGTTGTTTGTAGCGCTTCATCATTGCTTTCTTTTTTATTTTTCCCACGGCCCAAAGCTCGCTCAAAATTCATTAAATAAAGCGAAATGATTTCTGGGTTATACTCATTTGAATCCAGTTCTTGTAGCTTTTGAATGACGAATAGATTGTTTTCATTTTGCAGTTTAGCAATTTCTTTTCTACGTTCTTCAAAAGTAAGAGGCACAAATCGGAAGTCTCGAAAACGATGACTTAATAACTGACGATACCGCATTCTCGCTCGGTACTTCTCTGCTCGTGTTTGGACGTAAAGTCGTTTTCCAAGCCGCATCATATGCGACAGTCCCACACCAGTATCAATTTTTCGTTCAAATACTAATCTTCTCGTATTTTCAAGTTGCCATTCTTGCGTTAAACGCCGCAATTCTTTTTCAGTAGCATTTACTTCCTTATGCTCCATCAAAGAGAAAATCCGATTATTATACATATTCAACACTTTATTCATTTCCACTGCATTTTCATCTGTTTTATATGCCTGTAATTGCTGCACAATATCGCGAAGTAGTACAATATCCGTCGTATGATCCGCCGCAACTTTATCTTTCTTATCTGCAAAAAGTGGCAAGGTGAAATTGGCCAAAAGTAGCGTCGTAATAATAACTCCAGCAGCAATAAAAATAAGTAAATCACGCTCAGGAAACGCATTCCCATTACCAAGAACAAAAGGTAACGAAAGCGCACTGACTAACGTAATTGTCCCGCGAACACCAGCCACAGTATAAAGAAAAGTATTTTTCAATCTGCTAACCAAGTCCACTTTCGGATTTTCCTCGTAATTGCGGAAAAACAAGATCCATAAAAACCTTAGCCCGAGCAGTAAGAAAGTGATTCCTAGTATATACACGAATAGCATACCTTTTTGAATATTAGCGTCTTGCCAAATCGTCATCAAAATTTGCGGTAATTGTGTCCCTAGTAAGATAAATACCAAACCATTCAAACTAAAAATAATAACAGACCACGTGTTTTTTGAAAGCAAGTTCAATTGCGCAATTTCAGGATTTAGTCCCTTGTAACTAAATGAATGCACCATTCCGCCACTAACTACCGCTAAAATCCCATTCACTCCAACTTTTTCTGCTACCATAAAAATTAAAAATGGTAACAAAATTTCCATCAGCATAAAAGAAGTCATATTTTCAATTCCTAGCTGACGTAAACCACGCATTAACATGATTTTCAGTAAACTAAGGACAGCTCCAAGCGCAATCCCACCTAATGAAAGAAGCAAAAAGCTTGTTCCAGCTGACATAAATGAGAATGTTCCTGTTACAAGCGCCAATACAGCAAACTGGAACGAAACAAGTCCGGAAGCATCGTTAATAAGCGATTCACCTTCCAAAATATGCATAATTTTATGGGGTACTCTTACCTTTTCAGCAAGCGCACCCACCGCAACAGCATCTGTAGGCGCAAGTGCCGCAGCTAACGCAAACGCCGCGGCAAAAGGTATCGCAGGAATTAAGTAGTGAATAAACGCACCCAGTACCCCAACCGTTACAAACACTAGACCAATCGATAATGACAAAATAGCCTTCCGATTTTTCCATAAAGATTTCTTATCCGTACTCGCACCATCGTTAAAAAGAATCGGCGCCATAAATAATAATAAAAATAATTCCGGATTTAAATCCATCGTATGATCCCCAAGCGGAATCGCCAAAATAATACCCAGTATTACTTGAATTAAAGGCACTGCTATCCCCGGCAAAAATCGGCTTAATACATTAGACAAAAACACCGCGCTCAACATTAATAAAATCAGTTCAAATATTTCCATTAATACATCCCTCGTTCCCGTATCCGTGCCACTGAGTCAAAAGCGTGGCATTTCTTCCGTTCCCATATTAGCAAAAAAGCTTTTCGAAAACATCCGTCTCTGTATGGAGTTTCCTAGCTATCTTCACTTTTTTTGATAGACAATTTGTTCATTTACAACCGTCATCACAACGCTCATTTGACGAAGGTCTGCTTGTTTCATTTGAAATGGATCTTCTGCCAAAATCGTAAAATCAGCAACAAAGCCTGGTGCAATTTGTCCACGTGTAGTTGTTTTGTAGCC
The sequence above is drawn from the Listeria monocytogenes genome and encodes:
- a CDS encoding LysR family transcriptional regulator; this translates as MEFRTIKTFYTVVNTGSFQRAAEVLNYSQPTISMRIKQLEQDLDVQLFERGKTLKLTHAGRLFYERAGQLIAQYEVLDHTIFDLKNGNAGLIKVGISEPSASLVFPKILKTFLADFPKLMVNVSVDDANTCSQKLIDGEIDFAICGEPELILENFYFPFFHDTLDLIISESHPLSSRTSVELRDLRDECFIFTPANCPIRIQIEQHLKRAIGSDYKKMELTSSMSHKYFVRENVGVSIFTSTAHSELLDGTIRIPIENLPISPPIGLLTNQKEKDFDSTTKELIDRIIYYFDDKKRQLG
- a CDS encoding sodium:proton antiporter codes for the protein MEIFELILLMLSAVFLSNVLSRFLPGIAVPLIQVILGIILAIPLGDHTMDLNPELFLLLFMAPILFNDGASTDKKSLWKNRKAILSLSIGLVFVTVGVLGAFIHYLIPAIPFAAAFALAAALAPTDAVAVGALAEKVRVPHKIMHILEGESLINDASGLVSFQFAVLALVTGTFSFMSAGTSFLLLSLGGIALGAVLSLLKIMLMRGLRQLGIENMTSFMLMEILLPFLIFMVAEKVGVNGILAVVSGGMVHSFSYKGLNPEIAQLNLLSKNTWSVIIFSLNGLVFILLGTQLPQILMTIWQDANIQKGMLFVYILGITFLLLGLRFLWILFFRNYEENPKVDLVSRLKNTFLYTVAGVRGTITLVSALSLPFVLGNGNAFPERDLLIFIAAGVIITTLLLANFTLPLFADKKDKVAADHTTDIVLLRDIVQQLQAYKTDENAVEMNKVLNMYNNRIFSLMEHKEVNATEKELRRLTQEWQLENTRRLVFERKIDTGVGLSHMMRLGKRLYVQTRAEKYRARMRYRQLLSHRFRDFRFVPLTFEERRKEIAKLQNENNLFVIQKLQELDSNEYNPEIISLYLMNFERALGRGKNKKESNDEALQTTIDLASQIERETIQHYFEKGTITRKEMKVYRDNLLAIEANMQLEF